TTTCTGCGGGGGCTTTTCGCATGGAGGAAGGCGTGGGTCCCATCCCCCGCGGCGGCGGCCTGCCCCCCTCCTGAAGACCTCCCGGGGGATGATTTGCTTGGCTGACCCAGCCGGCATGGACGGGGCGAAAAACCCTTTTTGCGGGCCAAAGAGAACCTGCCTTTGGTTTCCGGTGCCGGTTTTTCTTCATTCTGGCCCGGATTTGCCGTATACTGATTTTGAGCGATTTTACCGGATGGACGGAGGACCGGGAGGCTTTGTCATGCGCCATGAAACAGTGGATCTGATTTTTAACGCCGCCATTGAAGTCTTTGCCGAAAGCGGTTTCGACCAGGCGAAAATGGACGACATCGCAAGGGCGGCCGGAGTCGCGAAAGGGACCATTTATTACCACTTTAGGAGCAAAGAGGAATTGTTCGTCGGGTTGATGAATGAAGGGGTTCAAAAGCTGATAGACCGCGCCAGACAGTATCTGAAATTGCATAAATCGCCGACGGATCAATTGCTGGCCCTGGTGGAGAATCAGATTCATTTTTATGTGCAGAACGGGAAACTCGCCAAATTGTTGCTGAACGAAGCCTTCGGAACCAAGACGAGACAAGTCCAGTTCCGGAGAAAGATCGGTGAATATTTGCAGCTGATCGAGGAAGTGATGATCGAAGGGAACCGGCTCGGCGAATTTCAGATCAAGCATGTTCCGGAAACGGCCAGTGCCATTTTCGGGGCGGCCAGTGTCGTGGTGCTGCAAAAATTGTACAGCATGGAAGAAGTGGATCCCGCCCGGATTGAGCGCGATATTCCTCCGATGGTCGAAACGGTCCGGCGCATGGTCTTGTGCGGCATTAAAGATTCCACCTATTGCTAAGAAATTCAGGCCTTGTGTGGGAATGGGAAAGTAGTATAATATCTTTTGTACTGACCAGTCAGTTTAACCCATTCCCGTTAGGAGTGGAAGGATGAAAGGGAGGAAAGAGAATCGTTTTTTGCTTCTTTCCGGGCTTCGCGACTTGGAGAGACTGTGGGCCTTCAAGCCCATGCGGATGGGGTTGATCGGCATTCTGCTGGTTCCCCTGGTGTACTGCGTCATTTATCTGTCCGCCTTTTACGATCCCTACGAGAATCTGCAATACCTGCCGGTGGCCCTGGTGAATGAGGACCGGGGAGCCGTTCAGGACGGAGAGAAAATCCATGTCGGCGATGAGCTGGTTGAGGAGTTGCTGAAAGACCCCAAAGTGAAATGGGAAGTGACCGACAGGGAGAAAATGGAGGAAGGATTTGACAAAGGCGCTTATTACATTGGAATCGTCATCCCCCGAAATTTCTCACAGGCCGTGATCTCCGTGGACTCCCCG
This window of the Planifilum fulgidum genome carries:
- a CDS encoding TetR/AcrR family transcriptional regulator encodes the protein MRHETVDLIFNAAIEVFAESGFDQAKMDDIARAAGVAKGTIYYHFRSKEELFVGLMNEGVQKLIDRARQYLKLHKSPTDQLLALVENQIHFYVQNGKLAKLLLNEAFGTKTRQVQFRRKIGEYLQLIEEVMIEGNRLGEFQIKHVPETASAIFGAASVVVLQKLYSMEEVDPARIERDIPPMVETVRRMVLCGIKDSTYC